In one window of Mercurialis annua linkage group LG4, ddMerAnnu1.2, whole genome shotgun sequence DNA:
- the LOC126679126 gene encoding trans-cinnamate:CoA ligase, peroxisomal-like, translating to MDNLPKCDANYVALSPLSFMKRAASVYANRTSIIYECTRFTWAQTYHRCSRLASSLRALNIVKNDVVSVLAPNVPAMYEMHFAVPMAGAILNTINTRLDAKTIATILRHSEAKIFFIDCQYVPLAQDALRLLTDEATLPLVVVIDDMDSPTGVRLGEFEYEKLIQMGNPDNIPEEIQDEWDPIALNYTSGTTSEPKGVVYSHRGAYLSTLSLILGWEMSNEPVYLWSLPMFHCNGWTLTWGTAARGGTNVCIRNTTAYDMFRSINTHKVTHMCCAPTVFNILLEAKPDERRQITSTVEVLTGGAPPPASLLEKIEPLGFHVTHAYGLTEATGPALVCEWQRKWNKLPKDDQAKLKARQGISMLTLADVDVKDLKTTTSVPRDGKTMGEIVLRGSSIMKGYFKDPKATTTAFKNGWFATGDVGVIHPDGYVEIKDRSKDVIISGGENISSVELESVLYRHPRVLEAAVVSMPHPTWGESPCAFVAVKKNSHQQTCDVKEDDIVSYCRKNLPKYAIPKKVVFLPELPKTSTGKIQKFQLRALAKTFEVSNNVDKFKKDSSEKAGTSSSSSDQVGDHAHQPVRKHVLAKSRL from the exons ATGGATAATCTTCCAAAATGTGATGCAAATTATGTTGCTCTTTCTCCATTATCTTTCATGAAAAGAGCTGCTTCTGTTTATGCCAATCGCACTTCTATCATTTATGAATGCACTCGTTTCACTTGGGCGCAAACCTATCATCGTTGTTCTCGCCTCGCCTCGTCCCTCCGTGCACTCAACATCGTTAAAAATGATGTC GTGTCTGTCCTGGCTCCGAATGTTCCTGCTATGTATGAGATGCACTTTGCAGTACCAATGGCAGGAGCAATCCTCAACACGATCAATACTAGACTTGACGCCAAGACCATAGCCACCATTCTCCGCCACTCTGAAGCCAAGATATTCTTTATAGACTGCCAATATGTTCCTCTTGCACAGGATGCCCTCCGGTTACTCACCGATGAAGCGACTCTTCCTTTGGTTGTTGTCATCGATGACATGGACTCACCCACCGGAGTACGACTAGGCGAGTTTGAATACGAAAAACTTATCCAAATGGGGAATCCTGATAACATCCCGGAAGAAATTCAAGACGAATGGGATCCGATTGCCTTGAATTACACGTCAGGTACAACTTCGGAGCCGAAAGGAGTTGTTTATAGCCATAGAGGTGCTTATCTCAGTACACTTAGCCTGATTCTCGGCTGGGAAATGAGCAATGAGCCTGTCTATCTTTGGTCTCTTCCTATGTTTCACTGCAACGGCTGGACTCTCACATGGGGAACCGCTGCTCGCGGTGGTACCAATGTCTGTATCCGCAACACAACGGCGTACGACATGTTTCGCAGCATCAATACACATAAGGTGACGCACATGTGTTGTGCTCCAACCGTTTTCAATATCCTTCTCGAGGCGAAACCAGACGAGCGCCGCCAAATTACATCCACCGTCGAAGTTCTCACAGGCGGCGCGCCACCGCCAGCTTCACTACTCGAAAAAATAGAGCCGTTGGGATTCCATGTCACGCATGCTTATGGACTGACAGAGGCAACCGGGCCAGCACTTGTTTGCGAGTGGCAGAGGAAATGGAATAAGCTGCCGAAAGATGATCAAGCAAAACTAAAAGCCAGACAAGGAATCAGCATGCTTACATTAGCAGATGTAGATGTGAAAGATCTTAAGACGACGACGAGTGTTCCGCGAGACGGAAAAACAATGGGAGAGATTGTGTTACGAGGAAGCAGCATAATGAAAGGCTACTTCAAAGATCCAAAAGCAACAACCACGGCGTTCAAGAATGGCTGGTTCGCCACCGGGGATGTCGGAGTCATACATCCGGATGGGTATGTAGAAATTAAGGACAGATCAAAGGATGTAATAATATCAGGCGGAGAAAACATTAGTAGTGTCGAATTGGAATCGGTGTTATACAGACATCCCAGAGTTTTGGAAGCAGCAGTAGTCTCCATGCCGCATCCGACATGGGGAGAAAGTCCGTGTGCTTTTGTTGCTGTCAAGAAAAACTCGCATCAACAAACATGTGACGTTAAAGAAGATGATATCGTGTCTTATTGCCGGAAAAATCTTCCCAAATACGCGATTCCGAAGAAGGTCGTGTTCTTGCCGGAGTTACCAAAGACGTCCACCGGAAAGATTCAGAAGTTTCAGTTAAGGGCATTGGCAAAGACTTTTGAAGTGTCTAATAATGTTGACAAGTTCAAGAAAGACAGCAGCGAAAAGGCTGGTACATCATCATCGTCGTCAGATCAAGTTGGAGATCATGCTCATCAGCCTGTTCGTAAACATGTTCTTGCTAAGTCTCGTCtttga